The proteins below are encoded in one region of Neoasaia chiangmaiensis:
- a CDS encoding FAD-dependent oxidoreductase, whose amino-acid sequence MPEIDMSWKDVAAFDELAQDKLVPVSIGDTPIVLVRKGNAVTALGGKCPHKGAPLEGGTLCDRPDGETVIVCPWHKAVFSAASGRLLEPLALDPLPNYPVEIHDGRVLVGLTPRASDAPPPMRESETVAIIGAGAGGVTAAVTLRQHGFAGRILLIGPEPELPYDRTALSKMVLSSKPEDLKIPSLRPSAFYEENNIERIEDIVTNLDIPGRTIRMRDNDPVQADHILLATGSKPVQLDLPGSHLRGVSVLRTAQDARDIVEEAGPGKTAVIVGDSFIALEAAAALRRRGVGVTVVSRNDIPFESKFGREIGQRMRELHEENGVAFVPDCNVTALTGMEKVEQVHLDDGTVLNADFVLAGIGVGPVSDYVSDHHRADDGGIEVDEHMRVAPGVYAVGDIASFPHADGRLRIEHWRTAQCQARIAARAMLGLPVEPLPTPWFWTQQYDQKLEYVGWPAKFDSIDFEGDLDQFDFMAKLKKDGRTIGMIGSRRAQAIGKACIDFDAS is encoded by the coding sequence ATGCCCGAGATCGACATGTCATGGAAAGACGTCGCCGCATTTGATGAACTGGCGCAGGACAAGCTGGTGCCGGTGTCGATCGGCGATACGCCGATTGTCCTTGTTCGAAAGGGAAATGCCGTTACCGCGCTCGGTGGCAAATGCCCTCATAAGGGCGCTCCTCTTGAGGGCGGAACGCTATGTGACCGGCCCGATGGGGAAACGGTTATCGTATGCCCATGGCATAAGGCCGTGTTTTCTGCGGCCAGCGGAAGGCTTCTGGAACCATTGGCGCTCGATCCGCTGCCAAATTATCCTGTCGAAATTCACGATGGACGGGTATTGGTTGGGCTGACACCCCGCGCATCAGACGCGCCGCCCCCGATGCGGGAAAGCGAAACTGTCGCCATCATTGGGGCTGGAGCAGGCGGTGTGACAGCTGCCGTGACTCTGCGTCAGCATGGGTTCGCCGGTCGGATTCTGCTCATCGGTCCGGAACCGGAGCTGCCCTATGACCGAACGGCCCTCAGCAAGATGGTGTTGTCCAGCAAGCCGGAGGACCTCAAAATTCCGTCGTTGCGCCCCTCCGCTTTCTATGAAGAAAACAATATCGAGCGGATTGAGGACATCGTCACCAATCTGGACATTCCCGGGCGGACAATCCGCATGCGGGATAATGACCCTGTTCAAGCTGACCACATACTTCTCGCAACCGGCTCAAAACCTGTCCAGCTCGACCTTCCCGGCAGCCACCTGAGAGGAGTCTCCGTCCTTCGCACTGCACAGGATGCACGAGATATCGTGGAGGAGGCAGGACCAGGCAAAACCGCTGTGATTGTCGGTGACAGTTTCATCGCGCTTGAGGCGGCCGCGGCATTACGCAGGCGGGGTGTCGGCGTTACGGTCGTCTCGCGCAATGACATACCGTTCGAGAGCAAGTTCGGACGCGAGATCGGCCAGCGTATGCGCGAGTTGCATGAGGAGAACGGTGTTGCCTTTGTGCCGGATTGCAACGTGACGGCATTGACGGGCATGGAGAAAGTCGAGCAGGTCCATCTGGATGATGGCACTGTGCTTAACGCCGATTTCGTGCTGGCCGGGATCGGCGTCGGTCCGGTCTCGGATTATGTTTCGGACCACCACCGGGCGGATGATGGCGGGATTGAAGTCGACGAGCATATGCGGGTCGCACCGGGAGTCTATGCTGTTGGCGATATCGCCAGCTTTCCCCATGCTGACGGGCGGTTGCGTATCGAACACTGGCGTACCGCACAATGCCAGGCGCGCATCGCCGCCCGGGCGATGCTCGGCCTGCCGGTGGAGCCGTTGCCCACGCCTTGGTTCTGGACCCAGCAATACGATCAGAAGCTTGAATATGTCGGTTGGCCGGCGAAGTTCGACAGCATTGATTTCGAGGGAGATCTCGACCAGTTCGACTTCATGGCGAAACTGAAGAAGGACGGGCGGACGATCGGCATGATAGGCTCCAGGCGGGCGCAAGCGATCGGCAAGGCATGTATCGACTTCGATGCGTCTTGA
- a CDS encoding septal ring lytic transglycosylase RlpA family protein → MQISKTLKIRTLRRIAGFRPARQRVRQLAILLSAVSSHGAYAATDASVEERPALVQTPWAESVRKALSERMHHAVDAGRHAINWSEHGVASWYGRGFLGHRTSDGSTFSSQGMTAAHPTLPMGSKVLVTSEDTGRSVVVTINDRGPFNSRIIDLSHAAAAKIGMLSAGTAHVKIAALPPATDTEQAPMEVAEAEPADTNEQAIAAAEPAHATVHRVTTRRQNATTTRHHRIHG, encoded by the coding sequence GTGCAGATTTCCAAGACTTTGAAAATCCGAACCCTACGACGCATCGCCGGTTTCCGCCCGGCACGACAACGCGTTCGCCAGCTTGCAATTCTGCTATCGGCTGTCAGTAGCCATGGTGCTTATGCGGCCACAGACGCATCGGTTGAAGAGCGACCGGCTCTGGTGCAGACGCCTTGGGCAGAGTCGGTACGCAAGGCGCTTTCCGAAAGAATGCACCACGCCGTGGACGCCGGCCGGCATGCGATCAACTGGTCGGAACACGGGGTTGCAAGCTGGTATGGGCGCGGCTTTCTGGGCCATCGGACCAGCGACGGGAGCACGTTCAGTTCCCAGGGCATGACCGCTGCGCACCCGACCCTGCCAATGGGATCGAAAGTACTGGTGACGTCGGAAGACACAGGCCGCTCCGTCGTCGTGACGATCAATGACCGCGGCCCGTTCAACAGCCGGATCATCGATCTTTCCCATGCCGCGGCAGCGAAGATCGGCATGCTCTCTGCGGGTACGGCGCACGTGAAGATTGCCGCGCTTCCGCCCGCAACCGATACCGAACAGGCACCCATGGAAGTGGCCGAGGCCGAGCCCGCAGATACCAATGAACAGGCTATCGCCGCAGCTGAGCCAGCACACGCAACCGTGCATCGCGTTACGACACGACGCCAGAACGCGACGACGACGCGTCATCATCGCATACACGGCTGA
- a CDS encoding glycine--tRNA ligase subunit alpha codes for MSLATARKDRPPSFQELILRLHEFWAKQGCVILQPYDTELGAGTLSPHTTLRALGPDNWKAAYVQPCRRPSDGRYGENPNRLQHYYQYQVLLKPTPENSQKLLLDSYRAIGIDTDKHDIRFVEDDWENPTIGAWGLGWEVWCDGMEVTQFTYFQQVGGIAVTVPSTELTYGLERLAMYVQGVENVYDLDFNGQGTTYGDVFLRAERDYSRHNFELADTDMLMRHFQDAEQESLRLAEAGIAQPAYDQCVKASHLFNLLDARGVISVSERASYIGRVRQLAKACCETWLAGAAENAHG; via the coding sequence TTGTCCCTTGCGACCGCCCGGAAAGACCGCCCGCCGTCTTTCCAAGAACTTATTCTTCGTCTTCATGAATTCTGGGCAAAGCAGGGCTGCGTCATTCTCCAGCCTTACGATACTGAACTCGGCGCGGGCACGCTGTCGCCACACACGACATTGCGCGCACTCGGCCCCGACAACTGGAAGGCCGCCTATGTTCAGCCGTGCCGTCGCCCCTCCGACGGACGATACGGCGAGAATCCCAACCGCCTTCAGCACTACTATCAATATCAGGTGTTGCTGAAGCCGACCCCCGAGAACAGCCAGAAGCTTCTTCTCGACAGCTACCGGGCGATCGGAATCGATACGGACAAACACGATATCCGCTTTGTCGAGGACGACTGGGAAAACCCCACGATCGGCGCATGGGGCCTCGGCTGGGAAGTCTGGTGCGACGGTATGGAAGTGACGCAGTTCACATACTTCCAGCAGGTCGGCGGCATCGCTGTGACGGTGCCCTCCACCGAATTGACCTACGGTCTGGAACGTCTGGCGATGTATGTCCAGGGCGTCGAGAACGTTTACGATCTCGACTTCAATGGTCAGGGCACAACCTATGGAGACGTCTTCCTCCGTGCGGAGCGTGACTATTCCCGCCACAATTTCGAACTGGCCGATACCGATATGCTGATGCGCCATTTCCAGGACGCCGAGCAGGAGTCCCTGCGCCTGGCCGAAGCAGGCATCGCGCAACCTGCCTATGACCAGTGCGTCAAGGCCAGCCATCTCTTCAATCTGCTTGATGCCCGCGGCGTGATCTCCGTCTCCGAGCGTGCATCGTATATCGGTCGCGTAAGGCAACTTGCGAAAGCGTGCTGCGAAACCTGGCTCGCGGGTGCGGCGGAGAACGCTCATGGCTGA
- a CDS encoding LysR family transcriptional regulator, with protein MDFRRLRYIVAIAEAGSFTHAAFQLHMEQPPLSQQIRAFEKELGLVLFIRSRQGAVPTEAGRILIEQARTILAMEAEFLSLARGLARGEQGRLRVGMAGAVSLLPIIPNAIRAFREKWPEIVITLEESNTPALCEALHDRRVDIAIIRPPAPDPNIVVVPLMQERTVIALPKGHDKWRRRCLHLNDISDEPFILFERELGPGFYDAIIAACQQAGFTPRLGQSAPQIAATVPMVAAGMGVSIVPAYLDQIHAEGATFHPIVGPAPRSTIALAFHNRPSSGPVANFERILRSLCDKAS; from the coding sequence ATGGATTTTCGCCGCCTCCGATACATCGTTGCCATCGCTGAAGCGGGCAGCTTCACGCACGCGGCGTTCCAACTCCATATGGAACAGCCACCGCTCAGTCAGCAGATACGGGCATTCGAGAAAGAACTTGGGCTGGTGCTCTTCATCCGTTCGAGACAAGGTGCCGTGCCAACCGAAGCGGGCCGCATCCTGATCGAACAGGCGCGCACGATACTCGCCATGGAAGCGGAGTTCCTCTCCCTCGCCCGTGGTCTCGCGCGGGGCGAGCAGGGACGCCTGCGCGTCGGCATGGCGGGCGCCGTCTCGTTATTGCCGATCATCCCGAATGCCATCCGCGCCTTTCGGGAAAAATGGCCCGAGATCGTCATCACGCTGGAGGAAAGCAACACCCCGGCCCTCTGTGAGGCCCTGCATGACAGACGAGTGGACATCGCCATCATCAGGCCGCCCGCACCGGATCCGAATATCGTCGTCGTGCCGCTGATGCAGGAGCGCACGGTCATTGCCTTACCCAAAGGCCACGACAAGTGGCGACGACGCTGCCTGCATCTGAACGATATTTCTGATGAGCCCTTCATCCTGTTCGAGCGCGAACTCGGCCCCGGGTTCTACGATGCCATCATCGCCGCATGCCAACAGGCAGGGTTCACGCCGCGACTGGGACAATCCGCGCCGCAGATTGCCGCCACCGTTCCGATGGTGGCGGCCGGTATGGGGGTCAGTATCGTGCCGGCATATCTCGACCAGATCCATGCGGAAGGCGCGACGTTCCACCCCATCGTCGGACCTGCGCCACGCTCGACGATCGCGCTGGCGTTCCACAATCGGCCTTCTTCGGGGCCGGTGGCGAATTTTGAACGCATTTTGCGGTCGTTGTG
- the aspS gene encoding aspartate--tRNA ligase, producing MHLYRTHSCSALRANDAGQTVRLSGWVHSKRDHGGLLFIDLRDQTGITQIVIPAGTDILETADRLRVESVITVTGEVVIREDGQRNPYLPTGDIELRAQAIDVQSTAAVLPFQVAGHENYPEDLRLKYRYLDLRRDKMHRNIMLRSSVIASMRQRMIAHGFTEFQTPILTASSPEGARDFLVPARLHPGKFYALPQAPQQFKQLAMVAGFDRYFQIAPCFRDEASRADRSPGEFYQLDFEMAFATQEDVFAVLEDVLSGLFSEFGNGRAVTAAPFPRVPYDEAMRIYGSDKPDLRNPLKITDVTTAFADSGFGLFAKIAASGGEVRAIPAPGAGDRPRGFFDKLNNWARESGAGGLGYIVFEADGGKGPIAKNLEPERVEAIRNACGLNPGDAVFFAAGQGDAVAKFSGLVRTRIAQELDLIEKNAFRFCWIVDFPMYEINEETGRIDFSHNPFSMPQGGLEALNGQDPLTIKAFQYDIVCNGIELSSGAIRNHLPEVMIRAFEIAGYGEEEVEARFGGMLNAFRYGAPPHGGSAPGVDRIVMLLADEPNIREVILFPLNQSGEDLMMEAPASVEPARLKELSLAILPPKPKATTQKD from the coding sequence ATGCACTTGTATCGTACCCACAGCTGTAGCGCGTTGCGCGCGAATGACGCTGGCCAGACTGTACGTCTGTCGGGCTGGGTGCACAGCAAGCGCGATCATGGTGGGCTGCTTTTCATCGACCTGCGCGACCAGACCGGCATCACGCAGATCGTCATCCCGGCTGGAACGGATATCCTGGAAACCGCCGACCGGCTGCGGGTCGAAAGCGTGATTACAGTGACGGGCGAGGTGGTCATCCGCGAGGACGGCCAGCGTAATCCGTACCTGCCGACAGGCGATATCGAACTGCGCGCGCAGGCGATCGACGTGCAATCGACCGCTGCCGTGCTGCCGTTCCAGGTCGCTGGACATGAGAATTACCCTGAGGATCTCCGCCTTAAATATCGCTATCTGGATTTGCGGCGGGACAAGATGCATCGCAACATCATGTTGCGTTCGAGCGTCATCGCCAGCATGCGGCAGCGGATGATCGCGCATGGTTTCACGGAGTTCCAGACCCCGATACTGACGGCTTCATCCCCGGAAGGCGCGCGCGATTTCCTCGTGCCCGCTCGCCTGCATCCCGGCAAGTTTTATGCACTCCCCCAGGCGCCGCAGCAGTTCAAACAGCTGGCGATGGTCGCGGGGTTCGACCGCTATTTCCAGATCGCGCCGTGTTTCCGCGATGAGGCGTCACGCGCCGATCGCAGTCCGGGTGAGTTCTATCAGCTCGATTTCGAAATGGCATTTGCGACGCAGGAAGACGTGTTCGCGGTGCTGGAAGACGTCCTGAGCGGCCTGTTCTCGGAATTCGGTAATGGTCGCGCCGTTACTGCGGCGCCGTTTCCGCGCGTTCCGTATGATGAGGCCATGCGCATCTATGGCTCGGACAAGCCGGATCTGCGCAATCCGCTCAAGATTACCGATGTGACGACAGCGTTTGCCGATTCCGGCTTCGGTCTCTTTGCGAAAATCGCGGCTTCTGGCGGTGAGGTCCGGGCCATACCGGCACCCGGAGCCGGCGATCGTCCGCGCGGCTTCTTCGACAAGCTGAATAACTGGGCGCGCGAGAGCGGTGCGGGCGGTCTTGGTTACATCGTCTTCGAGGCTGACGGTGGCAAAGGACCTATCGCGAAGAATCTGGAGCCTGAGCGTGTCGAGGCCATCCGCAACGCGTGCGGTTTGAATCCGGGTGATGCGGTCTTCTTCGCGGCGGGGCAGGGCGATGCCGTCGCCAAATTCTCGGGCCTCGTGCGCACACGGATCGCGCAGGAGCTTGACCTGATTGAGAAGAACGCATTCCGGTTCTGCTGGATTGTCGACTTCCCGATGTATGAGATTAACGAGGAAACCGGTCGTATCGACTTTTCCCACAATCCGTTCTCGATGCCGCAAGGCGGTCTGGAGGCACTCAACGGGCAGGACCCGCTTACCATCAAGGCGTTTCAGTATGATATCGTCTGTAATGGCATCGAACTCTCTTCCGGCGCGATCCGTAACCATCTGCCGGAAGTGATGATCCGCGCGTTCGAGATCGCAGGCTACGGCGAGGAGGAAGTCGAAGCGCGGTTTGGCGGAATGCTGAACGCTTTCCGCTACGGTGCACCGCCGCATGGCGGTTCGGCACCGGGTGTGGATCGCATCGTCATGCTGCTGGCTGACGAGCCGAATATCCGCGAGGTCATCCTGTTCCCGCTGAACCAGAGCGGCGAGGACCTGATGATGGAAGCGCCGGCATCTGTCGAACCGGCAAGACTGAAGGAGCTTTCTTTGGCGATCCTGCCCCCCAAGCCCAAGGCGACGACACAGAAGGACTAA
- a CDS encoding DUF2076 domain-containing protein, translated as MNNEERDLISRFVARVGGAPSGGAFGSASQAPANLPPIDPEADRFIAENFQKYPEARYRVTQMAVVQEAALAEAQNRIRQLQFQLQQAQSQLAQTQQRPGGGGGLFGGLFGGGARQQQQAAPPPGWGQPQGGYAAPPQPNYPPGYNPGMFQRQGSGFLGSALTTATGVAGGMLAANALEGLFSGHHDGGMGGAGDFGGGETVINNYGDAGGADPFAGGGTDAGGNYDAGDFGGGDFGGDGGGWGDDSF; from the coding sequence ATGAATAACGAAGAACGTGACCTTATCTCCCGCTTCGTCGCACGCGTCGGCGGGGCGCCCAGTGGCGGCGCTTTCGGCTCGGCATCGCAGGCGCCGGCAAACCTGCCGCCGATCGATCCGGAGGCCGACCGCTTCATCGCTGAGAACTTCCAGAAATATCCGGAAGCTCGATACCGTGTCACGCAGATGGCGGTTGTTCAGGAAGCGGCGCTGGCAGAGGCCCAGAACCGAATTCGGCAGTTGCAGTTCCAGCTTCAGCAGGCCCAGAGCCAACTCGCGCAGACGCAACAGCGTCCCGGTGGTGGTGGCGGTCTGTTTGGCGGCCTGTTTGGCGGAGGTGCGCGACAGCAACAGCAGGCGGCCCCGCCTCCGGGCTGGGGACAGCCGCAGGGCGGTTATGCCGCACCGCCGCAACCGAACTATCCGCCGGGCTATAATCCGGGCATGTTCCAGCGTCAGGGTTCCGGATTTCTGGGTTCGGCTCTGACAACCGCCACCGGTGTCGCAGGCGGTATGCTTGCCGCAAACGCGCTTGAAGGTCTGTTCAGCGGCCATCATGACGGCGGAATGGGCGGGGCCGGCGACTTTGGCGGTGGCGAAACCGTGATTAACAACTACGGCGATGCTGGTGGTGCCGACCCGTTTGCCGGCGGTGGCACTGACGCTGGCGGCAACTACGATGCTGGCGATTTCGGCGGCGGCGATTTTGGTGGAGACGGCGGCGGCTGGGGTGACGACTCGTTCTGA
- a CDS encoding alpha-keto acid decarboxylase family protein, with the protein MAYTVGMYLAERLAQIGLKHHFAVAGDYNLVLLDQLLLNKDMEQIYCCNELNCGFSAEGYARAQGAAAAVVTFSVGAISAMNAIGGAYAENLPVILISGAPNSNDHGSGHVLHHTIGTTDYGYQLEMVRHLTCAAESIVSAENAPAKIDHVIRTALRERKPAYLEIACNVAGAECVRPGPVSSLLPETPSDLTSLQAALDASLAWLAPRDRVVLLVGSKLRAADAQAVSVELADRMGCAVTIMAAAKGFFPEDHPCYRGLYWGEVSSPGVQELVESADGIICLAPVFNDYSTVGWNAWPKGDNVLLAEPDRVTVAGRSYEGIALRDFIKGMTARALSKPVTAQGTTAPRLELAQAKGDAPLTNDEMTRQIQALLNRDTTLTAETGDSWFNATRMNLPGGARVELEMQWGHIGWSVPSAFGNAMGSQDRRHVLMVGDGSFQLTAQEVAQMIRYELPVIIFLVNNRGYVIEIAIHDGPYNYIKNWDYAGLIAAFNAGEGHGLGLHAKTGDELQDAIEKAVANKRGPTLIECSIARDDCTSELVNWGKRVAATNSRRPAAD; encoded by the coding sequence ATGGCTTACACCGTCGGGATGTATCTGGCCGAAAGACTGGCGCAGATTGGCCTCAAGCATCATTTTGCGGTGGCAGGAGATTACAATCTTGTCCTGCTGGACCAACTGCTCCTCAACAAGGACATGGAGCAGATTTATTGCTGTAACGAGCTTAATTGCGGGTTCAGTGCAGAGGGATACGCTCGCGCCCAGGGTGCTGCGGCGGCTGTCGTCACGTTCAGTGTCGGCGCGATTTCCGCGATGAATGCGATCGGCGGCGCCTATGCCGAGAACCTGCCCGTTATTCTGATTTCCGGTGCGCCAAATTCGAACGATCACGGTAGTGGCCACGTGCTGCATCATACGATCGGAACAACGGACTATGGCTATCAGCTTGAGATGGTACGTCACCTGACCTGCGCTGCGGAGAGTATTGTCTCGGCTGAGAATGCACCCGCCAAGATCGATCATGTCATCCGCACCGCCCTGCGTGAGCGCAAGCCAGCCTATCTGGAAATCGCCTGCAACGTCGCAGGCGCTGAGTGCGTGCGGCCTGGACCGGTATCCTCTCTGCTGCCGGAAACGCCCTCCGATCTGACAAGCCTGCAGGCGGCACTCGATGCCTCACTGGCCTGGCTGGCACCACGCGACCGGGTTGTCCTGCTGGTGGGCAGCAAGCTCAGAGCCGCTGATGCGCAGGCGGTTTCCGTCGAGTTGGCCGATCGCATGGGCTGCGCGGTGACCATCATGGCTGCCGCGAAAGGTTTCTTTCCCGAAGACCATCCCTGTTATCGCGGTTTGTATTGGGGCGAGGTCAGCTCTCCGGGTGTGCAGGAGCTGGTTGAAAGTGCCGATGGCATCATATGCCTCGCGCCTGTATTCAATGATTATTCGACGGTTGGATGGAACGCCTGGCCAAAGGGTGACAACGTTCTGCTTGCTGAGCCCGATCGCGTTACTGTTGCGGGTCGTAGCTATGAGGGCATTGCCCTGCGTGACTTCATCAAGGGCATGACGGCACGTGCGCTGTCGAAGCCTGTCACCGCTCAAGGCACAACGGCACCGCGTCTCGAACTTGCGCAGGCCAAGGGCGATGCGCCGCTGACCAATGACGAGATGACACGTCAGATTCAGGCGCTGCTCAACAGGGACACGACGTTGACCGCTGAAACCGGCGACTCATGGTTCAACGCGACACGCATGAACCTGCCCGGTGGGGCGCGGGTCGAACTGGAAATGCAGTGGGGACATATCGGTTGGTCGGTTCCATCGGCATTCGGCAATGCCATGGGCTCGCAGGATAGACGCCATGTCCTGATGGTCGGTGACGGATCCTTCCAACTGACCGCGCAGGAAGTCGCTCAGATGATCCGTTACGAGCTGCCGGTGATCATTTTTCTTGTAAACAATCGTGGCTACGTCATTGAAATTGCAATTCATGACGGCCCCTATAACTACATCAAGAACTGGGACTACGCCGGGCTGATCGCGGCATTCAACGCTGGCGAGGGCCATGGGCTTGGGCTGCATGCGAAAACAGGAGACGAACTCCAGGACGCTATAGAGAAGGCGGTCGCAAACAAGCGCGGGCCGACATTGATCGAATGCTCTATCGCACGCGATGATTGCACAAGCGAACTGGTGAACTGGGGTAAGCGGGTTGCGGCAACGAATTCACGCCGTCCGGCAGCTGATTGA
- a CDS encoding DUF3309 family protein — translation MLRVILIVVLLLLLIGALPTWGLAPDLGYYPSGGLGLLLLIVVVLIVMGQI, via the coding sequence ATGTTACGCGTTATCCTTATTGTCGTTCTTCTGCTTCTGTTGATCGGCGCTCTGCCCACTTGGGGCTTGGCGCCTGATCTGGGCTACTATCCATCCGGAGGCCTGGGTCTTTTATTGTTGATCGTGGTCGTTCTGATTGTCATGGGTCAAATCTGA
- the glyS gene encoding glycine--tRNA ligase subunit beta, whose protein sequence is MAELLLVLDSEEIPARMQAAAGRELVSQLSTALSGLNPRNAKAFWGPRRIAASVEIDMEVPASTRSERGPRESAPEQALAGFLRKHDATRDELVAENGSWILNRVVPPVKAADRVADVVPDILWRFSWPKSMRWGAGSNFTWVRPLRGIICLLDGTPVPFTLARDGDDAHGLSSGVLTTGHRFMAPDPFEVSSARQWQETLKGRYVLVDADERAERIVAGIADMAAKADLDVVADAGLVDEVAGLTEWPVPLMGRIDDTFMDLPPEVMQVSMRINQRYFALRDRTGKAAPYFAFVANMTFADGGALTIAGNERVLRARFADARHFWDLDRKIALIDRVGALNAVTFHAKLGTQGARVERIEALAREVAMAMGLSDAEIADATRAGRLAKADLTTGMVGEFPELQGVMGGYYARHDGESDAVARAVAEHYQPRGLNDEIPRAPVSVAVALADRLDLLASFFLIDETPSGSGDPYGLRRAALGVIRTIRDNGLRFDLERLFAAALDRVAAQIGQKAGHDKRQELMAFVAERLRVQLRNEGERHDVLSATLAGGLDGDLVRLLTRTAALAAMVETEDGRNLLAAGKRAANILRIENRKDGPHDGAPDPSLYTQDEERTLSAALDEAAATSERALDDERFTDAMRAVAALRPTLDSFFDKVTVNDSDPLRRINRLHLLAHMSRTLGRIADFGQIEG, encoded by the coding sequence ATGGCTGAATTGCTGCTCGTTCTCGATAGTGAGGAAATTCCAGCCCGGATGCAGGCGGCGGCGGGCCGGGAGCTCGTAAGCCAGCTCTCCACGGCCCTGTCGGGACTGAATCCGCGCAACGCAAAAGCTTTCTGGGGGCCTCGGCGGATCGCAGCCAGCGTCGAGATCGACATGGAAGTTCCGGCCAGCACCAGGTCGGAGCGTGGCCCACGTGAGAGCGCACCGGAGCAGGCCCTGGCCGGCTTCCTGCGGAAGCACGATGCCACACGCGACGAACTGGTGGCGGAAAATGGCTCCTGGATTCTGAATCGCGTGGTGCCACCGGTCAAGGCCGCCGACCGCGTGGCCGATGTGGTTCCCGATATTCTCTGGCGCTTTTCCTGGCCGAAATCCATGCGCTGGGGCGCTGGCAGCAACTTTACATGGGTGCGCCCCCTTCGCGGCATCATCTGCCTTCTGGATGGCACCCCGGTGCCCTTCACTCTTGCCCGTGACGGAGACGATGCACACGGTCTGTCCTCCGGCGTTCTTACCACCGGGCACCGTTTCATGGCGCCGGATCCTTTCGAGGTCTCGTCCGCCCGTCAATGGCAGGAGACGCTCAAGGGCCGCTATGTCCTTGTCGATGCGGATGAACGCGCCGAGCGTATCGTCGCAGGTATCGCGGATATGGCGGCAAAAGCCGATCTGGACGTCGTTGCCGACGCCGGACTTGTCGATGAAGTTGCAGGACTGACCGAATGGCCTGTGCCGCTGATGGGGCGCATCGACGACACCTTCATGGATCTCCCGCCGGAGGTGATGCAGGTATCGATGCGGATCAATCAGCGCTATTTCGCGCTACGCGATCGCACCGGAAAGGCAGCGCCCTATTTTGCTTTCGTGGCCAACATGACGTTTGCTGACGGTGGCGCCCTGACAATCGCGGGCAACGAGCGTGTTCTGCGTGCGCGCTTCGCGGATGCGCGGCATTTCTGGGATTTGGATCGCAAGATCGCGCTCATCGATCGGGTGGGTGCGCTCAACGCCGTCACATTCCATGCGAAACTTGGCACGCAAGGCGCGCGCGTCGAGCGTATCGAGGCCCTGGCCCGCGAGGTTGCCATGGCCATGGGGCTGTCGGATGCGGAGATCGCCGACGCTACGCGCGCTGGGCGCCTCGCCAAGGCCGATCTGACAACGGGAATGGTCGGTGAGTTTCCGGAGCTTCAGGGCGTCATGGGCGGTTATTATGCCCGGCACGACGGTGAAAGCGACGCGGTTGCGCGCGCTGTCGCCGAACATTATCAACCGCGCGGTCTGAACGACGAGATCCCGCGCGCCCCGGTCTCGGTCGCTGTCGCCCTGGCGGATCGACTCGACCTTCTGGCCTCGTTCTTCCTGATCGATGAGACGCCAAGCGGTTCGGGTGATCCTTACGGCCTGCGACGGGCCGCTCTCGGCGTGATCCGCACGATACGCGACAACGGCCTGCGCTTTGATCTGGAACGGCTGTTCGCCGCCGCTCTCGATCGCGTCGCTGCCCAGATCGGCCAGAAAGCAGGGCACGACAAACGACAGGAATTGATGGCATTCGTCGCCGAGCGGCTTCGTGTCCAGTTGCGAAACGAGGGCGAACGGCATGATGTGCTCTCGGCGACGCTTGCGGGCGGACTGGACGGCGATCTTGTCCGCCTTCTGACCCGCACGGCAGCCCTCGCGGCCATGGTCGAAACGGAAGACGGCCGAAATCTGCTGGCTGCCGGGAAACGTGCCGCCAACATCCTGCGGATTGAAAACAGGAAGGACGGGCCACATGATGGCGCGCCCGATCCGTCGCTTTATACGCAGGACGAAGAAAGAACGTTGTCCGCAGCATTGGATGAGGCCGCGGCAACCTCGGAGCGCGCGCTTGATGACGAACGTTTCACTGACGCGATGCGTGCCGTGGCTGCTCTTCGCCCTACTCTGGACAGTTTCTTCGATAAGGTCACTGTCAACGATTCGGACCCGCTAAGGCGCATCAATCGTCTGCATCTGCTCGCGCATATGTCCAGGACGCTGGGCCGGATTGCGGATTTTGGCCAGATCGAAGGATAA